DNA sequence from the Caulobacter segnis genome:
CGTGACCTTCAACCGCACCTACTACCTGCGCCCCCGCCGAAGCGACGCGGTGATCTGGAGCGCCTCGAACTAGCTAGCCGAAGGCGGCTTTCAGCGCCTCCACCAGCGGGTGCGGCGCCAGCGGCCGCGCCCCCAGGCGCGAGACCGGGCGCATGCCGATCAGGCTGTTGGTCAGGAAGATCGCATCGGCCGCTTCCAGCGCTTCGATCCCGACCATAACCTCTTCCACCAGGCGCGAGGCCAGGACGCGCGCGCGGGTGATCCCGGCCAGCGCGCCGCAGTCCAGGCGCGGCGTGAAGAGCCTGCCTTCCGAAATCCAGAACAGGTTGGCCGCGCCGGCGCAGGCGACCTCGCCGCGATTGTTCAGCATCACCGCCTCGTCGGCGCCGGCCTCGCGCGCCTCGGCGCGGGCCAGGACATTGTCGAGATAGGACAGCGTCTTAAGCCGCGAAGCGGGCGAGCCCTCGTTGCGGCGCGTGGTCGCGACGATCAGGCTGGCCGGCGTCGTCGCCGGGGCCGACGGCGCGGCCGTGGCGAACAGGCGCGGAGCCGGCGCGGCGGGCCGGTCCAGGCCCCGACCGCCCGAGCCGGCGGTCAGGGTCAGGCGCACGGCGAACCGCCCCGCGGCCGGCGCCGCCGCGCGGGCGAGACGCTGGGCCTCGGCGCGGTCGAACGGCAGGCCCAGGACCACGCAGCCGGCGGCCATGCGGTCGAGGTGGGCGACCAGATGCGGCAGGTCGCCATCCAGGGCCAGCATCGTTTCGAACAGGCCGTCGCCCAGCAGCAGGCCGCGATCGTCGCCAGGAACGCCAAGAGGCGGGATCATTCGGTCAGGGCCTTCTTCAGCGCCGCGATCTTGGCCTCGGTCTCCAGGCGCTCGCCGCGAGGATCGCTGTCGGCGACGATCCCGGCCCCGGCCCGGGCCTCCAGCCGCCAGCCCTGGGCGTCCTGCGCGAGCCCCACGGTGCGGATCAGCACGCTGCTGTCGAGCGCCCCGTCGAACCCGGCCCAGAACAGGCTGCCGCAATAGGGCCCGCGCGGCGGCTCCAGGCCGGCGATCACCTTCATCGCCTGGACCTTGGGGGCGCCGGTGATCGAGCCCGGCGGGAAGCTGGCCCGCAGCAGGTCGGCCACGCCCTTGCCGCCGGCCAGCTGGCCGGTCACCGTCGAAACAAGGTGATGGACGTTGGCGAAGCTCTCGACCTTGAAGAGCTCGGGCGCCCTGACGCTGCCGGGCGCGCTGACCCGCGCCAGGTCGTTGCGCATCAGGTCGACGATCATCAGGTTTTCGGCGCGGTCCTTGTCGCTGGCCAGCAGCTCGGCGGCCAGGGCCAGGTCCTCGGCGGGGTCGCGGCCGCGCGGGCGAGTGCCCTTGATCGGCTTGGTCTCGATGGCGCCGGCGGGGTCCAGCTTCAGGAAGCGCTCGGGCGAGTTGGAGACCAGGGCCCGGCCGGGCAGGCGCCAATAGGCCGAGAACGGCGCGGGACTGGCGGCGCGCAGGCGCGTGAACAGGTCGAACGGATCGGCGCCCGGCGCCAGGCGGCCGGTCCAGCCGCGGGCGATGTTGGCCTGGAAGATCTCGCCGCCGACGATCCGCTCGACCACCTCCGCGACGGCGGCCTCGTAGGCGTCGCCGTCGGTGACGGCGAGGTCGGCGCACAGGGGGCGGGCCGGCTCGGGATGAGGCGGCGCCGGGACGTCCAGCCAGGCCAGGGCGTCGCGGGCGCGGGCCTTCGCCTCGGCGTCGGTCTCGCCGCGCCCGACCGCGACGACCTGGCGGCCGTGGTGGTCGAAGGCCAGCAGGGCCGGATAGCGGGCGCAGGCCAGGTCGGGCCAGTCGGTGCGCGAAAGGCCCAGCGCCTCGACCCGGTCGCCCAGCTCATAGGCGGCCAGGCCGACGACGCCGCCCTGGAACGGCGGCCCGTCGGGATCGCCCGGCAGGCGGGGGCCGATCAGGCCCTCAAGCCTCGCGAAGGGATCGACGACGTCGGCGGGCAGGATGTCGAAGGTCTGGTCCGGCGCGCGCAGCAGATAGGACCACCGCGCCTGCCCACCCGTGATCAGGGCGCAGGCGTACGGCTCGTCCCGGAACGGAGCCAGCGCCCAGACCGGCTCGCGCCAGGGGACTGTGAGGAGGGCGACGCGGCGCATGGTCGGGGTTTAGCAGGCTGTGGAGCCTCCCTCCACCGGCGTTCGGCGGTCCCCCTCCCCCAATGGGGGAGGAGAGCAACACCCTCCTATTGGGAAACCTCCCGTCCCCCGCCCTTGACGGTGAACAGGCCGATCAGCCCCAGGGCCAGCAGGCCGGCGATCGGGATGAAGCCGGCGACCTGGCTCTCGAAGACCCTGGTCGCCAGGGCCACCAGCAGCGAGCCCAGCCACATGGTCGCCGTGCCCGACAGCGAAAAGAGGCCGAAGAACGCGGCCATGCGGTCCTGCGGGGCCAGGCGCACGAGCAAGGTGCGGCTCGAGGCGTACTGGGCGGTGACGAAGACGGCGATCAGCAGGCCCATGCCCAGATAGACCAGCTCGGGCAGGGTGCGGAACAGCGGGCCGTTCCAGACCGCCGGGTGGGTGGCCGCGTCCCAGGTCCAGAAGAACAGGATCTTCTCGCGGCCCATGCCCAGCGTGCCCATCAGCATCAGGATGCAGCCGGCGATCTCGACCTGCACGGCGCGGCGCGGGCCCAGCTTGTGGTCCAGCCACGGCGCGATCAGCCCGCCCAGCACGCCGAAGATCGACAGCGAGATGCCGTAGGCCAGCATCTCCAGCTCGCCCCACTTCATCAGCCCGGCGGCGAACAGGCCGCCGAAGATCAGCAGGGCCGTCATGCCGTCGCAGTACAGCATCCGCGCGCCCAGGAACTTGGCGACCTCGGCGTGGCCCTTGAGGTTGCCGAAGGTGTCGACGATCAGCTTTGCCCCCTCCTTCAGCGAGGCCAGGACCGAGACGCCGGTGCGCGGCGCGTCGCGGGTCCACAGGAAGAAGGGGATCGCCCCCAGCAGCATGACCGCGCCCGCCAGCGGGCCGACGATGCGGCTGGGCTCGTGCTCGGTCTGGCTGAGGCCGAACAGCGGCGCGGACGGCACGAACGACCATGGCACGGCCCCCGGCAGCACGAAGGCCCACATCACGAAGATCAGCAAGCTGACCGACAGGCCGTTGGCGACCGCGTAGCCCAGGCCCGACAGCACCGGCTCCTGTCCTGGGTCGGACGCACGGGCCAGCAGCGAGTTGTTGGTCACGTCGCCCCAGTTATAGGCCACGCCCAGCACGATCAGGGCCCAGCCGACCATGTCGACCGGCATGCCGCCGGGCTTGGCCAGCCACAGGGCGAACAGCAGCGGGACCATGATGGCGATGATCAGGGCCATCAGCGGCTTGCGCGGCCCGAAGCGCTCGATCGAGGCGCCCAGCAGCGGCGCGGTGCAGGCGGTGATCAGGCCGAAGATGGTGGAGATGTCGGCGACGGTCGCCTGGCCCTTCACCGGATCGCCGACCAGCACCCGCGAGAAATAGGGCGAGAAGACGTAGATGGTGATCAGGATCACATAGGGGTCGCGCGTGCCCTGGTGCAGGATCCAGCTGAGCGCGCTTCGGGAGAGCCGTTTGGGCGGGGCGGGAATGAGGACGTCCTCCGCCCCCTTGAGACCCGCGACATCACTTACGCCCGGAGGCGTACCCGCCAACTCGCTCATGCCACACCCTAAGCTGACCGGCCCTCTGTCGGGGCTGTCAGGGAAGGCTGGACCTTAAACGAGCGTTTGTCACCTTACGGATTTGATCGGGATCAAAGCAGGATATGCGCCCGCACCTTGTCGCGCGCGGCGGCGTCGACGCCGATGACCTGTTCCAGATAGCCATCCAGCGAGCCGTGCTCGGCCTTGATCACTTCGAAGGCGGCGGCCAGGTAGCGGGCCTCGACGCCCATGGCCGCGCGGATCGCGCCCTCGGTCGGACGGCGGCCGGTGGCGGCCTCGACATAGTCCATGAAGCCGACGCCGCGCCGCTCGAAGCGGGTGGGGTCGTTGGTCAGCAGGTAGTCGTCGATGACGTCGTCGTCCGCGACGCCGGCGATGTGGTGGGTCAGGGCCGCCAGCACCCCCGTGCGGTCCTTGCCGGCCGCGCAGTGGATCAGCACCGGCCCTTTCGCTTCGGCCAGGGCCTGGAAGTAGCGGCGGAAGAGGTCGATGTGCCGTTCCTTGAATGGCAGCCGGCGATAATACGCGTCCATGTAGCCGTGGACCGAGGTCTCGGTCAGGTCCTGGCTCTTCATGAACTCCAGCCAGGGATCCGGCCCCGTCACGCCCAGGTCGTTGTCGATCACCTGGGCGGCGAAGCCCGTCCAGCGACGCGAGGGCGAGTGCTGGCGTTCGTTGGGGCGGCGCAGGTCGACCAGGGTGGCGATGCTCAGCGAGGCCAGGGTCTCGAGGTCGGCGTCCGTCGCCTCGGCCTGGTGGGCGGCGCGGAACAGCACGCCCCGCTTCAGATGTCCCACCCCCGCGGCGTAGTCGCCGAAATCGCGGAAGTTCTCGACGCCCTGGAGGGGGATGTGCCGGGTCATGTCATTTCCTCAAGAGCGGCTGCAGGCGATCCTGGATCGGCTGGTCGACACAGGTGTGGAACAGCCACGCCGCGCCGTAGGCGATCGGGAAGCCGGCCAGCCACATCAGCCACTGCCAGCCAATGCCGATCGGCACGGTCTCGATCAGCTTGTGGACGGCGCTCCAATAGATCACGCCGACGAAGATGTGGGTGATGAACAGGGCGAAGGACAGCTTGGCGCCCTCTTCGATCCACGCGCGCGGGCGCTTGACCGGCAGGCGGCCGGCGCCCAGCACGATCAGGGCGATGGCCAGCAGCGACGGCGCGTCGAACAGCCACGGGTCCGGCAGGGCGTAGCGGTCGAGGGGCTGGGTGATCACCAGCAGGGCGACGCCGCCCCACAGCATGGCCCGGGCCATCGGCTCGGACGGCCAGCGCATGTCGACGGCCCGCGCCAGGCAGACGCCCAGGATGAACAGCGGCAGGGCCCGCACGACGCCGAACTGGAACTGCAGGTCGGGCAGCGGATGGTGGAAGGCCCGGCGGGCGATGATCTCGAACACGCCCAGGATCACCGCCGCGCCCAGCGGTAGAATCCAGGCGTGGCGCACCTTGCTGACCGTGCGCCAGAAGAGCGGGAACAGGGCGTAGCAGACGATCAGGGCCGACAGCGACCAGCTGGGCAGGTTCCAGCCGTCGCTGGGGAAGCCCCAGGCGTGGATCAGCAGGGCCTGGGTCGGAAGCTGGTCCCAGGCGAAGCGGCTGGGCTTGTGGGCGTCGGTGCCGAGGGTGTTGAGCAGCAGGACCAGGATGGCCAGGAGGCCCAGCACGACCAGGTGACCCGGCCACACTCGCGCGGCGCGGCGGGCCCAGAAGCGCGGCGTGGAGAGCCGTCCGCTCAGCACCGAGCCGCCATAGGCCCGGCCCAGCACGTAACCGGACAGCATCAGGAAGAAGTCGGTGGCCAGGAACCCGCGCGAGAACACCTGGCCGAAGCGCTCGATCCGCATCGGGCTCTCGGCGCCATAGTGGTAGACCACGATCAGCAGCGAGGCGAGGAAGCGGAGGAAATCCAGGGCCCCGCCGCGCACGGCCTCCCGGTCCGGCCGTTCCAGAACGACCGCGGCCTGCGGTTCGTCGTTGGCGGAGACAGGAGTCTCGCCCGGCGGAATCTGGGAAAGCGGGACGGTCACGCGGGTGGCCATAGCAAAGGCCGCCCCTTGGTAAAAGCCGTCTCCGGACGGTCGTCTTGCGATATGGCGCCGCGGCCACTATCTGCAACCACAGTTGTTTCTAATAGGTCCCGCCATGTCTCGCATGCCCGTCCTGTTCGTCGGCCACGGCTCGCCGATGAACGCCATCGAGGACAACGCCTGGAACCGCGACTGGGCGCGCCTGGGCCGTGAGCTGCCGCGGCCCAAGGCCGTGCTGATGATCAGCGCCCACTGGGAGACGCGCGGCGCCTCGGCGGTGAGCAGCTCGGCCGCGCCCGAGACCATCCACGACTTCGGCGGCTTCCCGCAGGCGCTGTTCGACGTCCAGTACCCCGCGCCCGGCGATCCGGCCCTGGCGGCGCGGGTCGCCGACCTGCTGTCGCCCGATCCGGTGGTGCAGCATCCGACGCGGGGCCTGGACCACGGCGCCTGGGGCGTGCTCAGACCGATGTATCCGGACGCCGACGTGCCGGTGGTGCAGCTGAGCCTGGATCGCGGCCGCCCGGACCGCTGGCACTACCAGGCCGGCAAGCGCCTGGCCCCGCTGCGCGACGAGGGCGTGCTGATCATGGGCAGCGGCGACATCGTCCACAACCTGCGCGCCATCGACTGGCGCCAGCCCGAGGCTCCGGCCTGGGCGGATCGCTTCAACGACACCGCCAAGCGGCTGATCGCGGCCGGCGACCACGACCCGCTGATCGACTGGCGCTCGCTGGGCCCCGACGCCGAGGCCTCGATCAACAGCGCCGAGCACTACCTTCCCCTGCTCTACGTGCTGGGCGCCCAGGACAAGGACGAACCGGTCGGCTTCTTCAACGACGACGTCTGGGCGGCGATCTCGATGACCGGAGTGAAGATCGGGTGATCTCCCTTCCCCTCCTCCCCATCAGGGGGAGGAGAGCGGCGGCCTAGACCCTCTCCGCCGCCCGCTTCGCCGCCGCCAGCCGCCCGTCCATGTCCCGGCCGTAGATCCCGCTGACCCGCCGCAGCACCGCCTCCGGCGCCGTCTCCGGCCGGCCCGCGTCGAATGGCGGGGCGGGCGCGTACTCCACCGCCAGCTGGATCCCCTGGGCCATGTCGTCGCCGGCAAGCTCGGCCACCACCGTCAGGGCGAAGTCGATGCCCGCCGTGACGCCGCCGCCGGTGATGTAGCGCCCGTCGCGCGCCACCCGCGAGGGATCGGGGATCGCCCCGAACAGCGCCAGCTGGTCGCGCCAGGCCCAGTGACAGGCCGCCCGCCGGCCCTTCAGCAGCCCCGCCGCGCCCAGCACCAGCGAGCCCGTACAGACCGAGGTCACATACCGAGCCCCGTCGGCCAGTCGGCGGATCTCGGCGATGAAGTCGCGGTCGCCCATCGCCTCGGTCACGCCGAAGCCGCCCGGCACGATCAGCACGTCGCACGTCTCGATATCCGACAGCCGGGGCAGGCGGGCGAAGACCAGGCCGTCGGCCTCGATCTCGCCGCCCGCCAGGCTGGCGACGGTGACCTTGGCGCCGGGCAGGCGGCACAGGATCTGATGCGGACCGGTGAAGTCCAGGTGCGTGACGCCGGGAAACAGCGCGATGACGATTTGCAGCGAGGCGCTTGAGGTCT
Encoded proteins:
- a CDS encoding aminotransferase class IV, which gives rise to MIPPLGVPGDDRGLLLGDGLFETMLALDGDLPHLVAHLDRMAAGCVVLGLPFDRAEAQRLARAAAPAAGRFAVRLTLTAGSGGRGLDRPAAPAPRLFATAAPSAPATTPASLIVATTRRNEGSPASRLKTLSYLDNVLARAEAREAGADEAVMLNNRGEVACAGAANLFWISEGRLFTPRLDCGALAGITRARVLASRLVEEVMVGIEALEAADAIFLTNSLIGMRPVSRLGARPLAPHPLVEALKAAFG
- the pabB gene encoding aminodeoxychorismate synthase, component I, whose translation is MRRVALLTVPWREPVWALAPFRDEPYACALITGGQARWSYLLRAPDQTFDILPADVVDPFARLEGLIGPRLPGDPDGPPFQGGVVGLAAYELGDRVEALGLSRTDWPDLACARYPALLAFDHHGRQVVAVGRGETDAEAKARARDALAWLDVPAPPHPEPARPLCADLAVTDGDAYEAAVAEVVERIVGGEIFQANIARGWTGRLAPGADPFDLFTRLRAASPAPFSAYWRLPGRALVSNSPERFLKLDPAGAIETKPIKGTRPRGRDPAEDLALAAELLASDKDRAENLMIVDLMRNDLARVSAPGSVRAPELFKVESFANVHHLVSTVTGQLAGGKGVADLLRASFPPGSITGAPKVQAMKVIAGLEPPRGPYCGSLFWAGFDGALDSSVLIRTVGLAQDAQGWRLEARAGAGIVADSDPRGERLETEAKIAALKKALTE
- a CDS encoding MFS transporter, which gives rise to MSELAGTPPGVSDVAGLKGAEDVLIPAPPKRLSRSALSWILHQGTRDPYVILITIYVFSPYFSRVLVGDPVKGQATVADISTIFGLITACTAPLLGASIERFGPRKPLMALIIAIMVPLLFALWLAKPGGMPVDMVGWALIVLGVAYNWGDVTNNSLLARASDPGQEPVLSGLGYAVANGLSVSLLIFVMWAFVLPGAVPWSFVPSAPLFGLSQTEHEPSRIVGPLAGAVMLLGAIPFFLWTRDAPRTGVSVLASLKEGAKLIVDTFGNLKGHAEVAKFLGARMLYCDGMTALLIFGGLFAAGLMKWGELEMLAYGISLSIFGVLGGLIAPWLDHKLGPRRAVQVEIAGCILMLMGTLGMGREKILFFWTWDAATHPAVWNGPLFRTLPELVYLGMGLLIAVFVTAQYASSRTLLVRLAPQDRMAAFFGLFSLSGTATMWLGSLLVALATRVFESQVAGFIPIAGLLALGLIGLFTVKGGGREVSQ
- a CDS encoding tyrosine-protein phosphatase, with product MTRHIPLQGVENFRDFGDYAAGVGHLKRGVLFRAAHQAEATDADLETLASLSIATLVDLRRPNERQHSPSRRWTGFAAQVIDNDLGVTGPDPWLEFMKSQDLTETSVHGYMDAYYRRLPFKERHIDLFRRYFQALAEAKGPVLIHCAAGKDRTGVLAALTHHIAGVADDDVIDDYLLTNDPTRFERRGVGFMDYVEAATGRRPTEGAIRAAMGVEARYLAAAFEVIKAEHGSLDGYLEQVIGVDAAARDKVRAHILL
- a CDS encoding acyltransferase family protein, which codes for MATRVTVPLSQIPPGETPVSANDEPQAAVVLERPDREAVRGGALDFLRFLASLLIVVYHYGAESPMRIERFGQVFSRGFLATDFFLMLSGYVLGRAYGGSVLSGRLSTPRFWARRAARVWPGHLVVLGLLAILVLLLNTLGTDAHKPSRFAWDQLPTQALLIHAWGFPSDGWNLPSWSLSALIVCYALFPLFWRTVSKVRHAWILPLGAAVILGVFEIIARRAFHHPLPDLQFQFGVVRALPLFILGVCLARAVDMRWPSEPMARAMLWGGVALLVITQPLDRYALPDPWLFDAPSLLAIALIVLGAGRLPVKRPRAWIEEGAKLSFALFITHIFVGVIYWSAVHKLIETVPIGIGWQWLMWLAGFPIAYGAAWLFHTCVDQPIQDRLQPLLRK
- the ygiD gene encoding 4,5-DOPA dioxygenase extradiol, which gives rise to MSRMPVLFVGHGSPMNAIEDNAWNRDWARLGRELPRPKAVLMISAHWETRGASAVSSSAAPETIHDFGGFPQALFDVQYPAPGDPALAARVADLLSPDPVVQHPTRGLDHGAWGVLRPMYPDADVPVVQLSLDRGRPDRWHYQAGKRLAPLRDEGVLIMGSGDIVHNLRAIDWRQPEAPAWADRFNDTAKRLIAAGDHDPLIDWRSLGPDAEASINSAEHYLPLLYVLGAQDKDEPVGFFNDDVWAAISMTGVKIG
- a CDS encoding DJ-1/PfpI family protein: MSQTSSASLQIVIALFPGVTHLDFTGPHQILCRLPGAKVTVASLAGGEIEADGLVFARLPRLSDIETCDVLIVPGGFGVTEAMGDRDFIAEIRRLADGARYVTSVCTGSLVLGAAGLLKGRRAACHWAWRDQLALFGAIPDPSRVARDGRYITGGGVTAGIDFALTVVAELAGDDMAQGIQLAVEYAPAPPFDAGRPETAPEAVLRRVSGIYGRDMDGRLAAAKRAAERV